Proteins co-encoded in one Brassica rapa cultivar Chiifu-401-42 chromosome A02, CAAS_Brap_v3.01, whole genome shotgun sequence genomic window:
- the LOC103854979 gene encoding uncharacterized protein LOC103854979, with protein MASTRINSLTTIYKSPRRYSSNHKSPNQIKLVSNSLSSKPNTTQLPSNLYTVSFKTIGTGKLSISRYPDFEYSPQGGSGSGTARCIDADGGDKNRTSNSELSVSFDVGTLYIPSLTNQTTKFLGLPLPPFLKIDIAPEMFQGTIDQDSGKV; from the coding sequence ATGGCTTCAACAAGAATAAACTCATTAACAACAATCTACAAATCCCCAAGAAGATACAGTTCTAACCACAAATCaccaaaccaaatcaaactagTTTCAAACTCCCTAAGCTCTAAACCCAACACAACACAGCTCCCAAGTAACCTCTACACTGTCAGTTTCAAGACTATTGGAACAGGTAAGCTTAGCATCTCAAGATACCCTGATTTCGAATATTCTCCTCAAGGAGGTTCCGGCTCCGGAACTGCCCGGTGCATCGACGCGGACGGTGGTGATAAAAACAGAACTTCAAACTCTGAACTGTCCGTTAGTTTCGATGTGGGCACTCTTTACATTCCTTCTCTTACAAACCAAACCACGAAGTTTCTTGGCTTACCATTACCGCCGTTTCTGAAAATCGACATAGCTCCGGAGATGTTCCAAGGAACCATCGACCAAGATTCCGGCAAGGTATAA
- the LOC103854980 gene encoding uncharacterized protein LOC103854980 codes for MRGSRTASSDMSAWCSAVVLLSLILLLSVRENNASNSMRGSQFSEKPCEEIYVVGEGETLHTIGDKCGDPFIVERNPHIHDPDDVFPGLVLRIAPFYFSRKV; via the coding sequence ATGAGAGGTTCAAGAACAGCATCTTCAGACATGAGTGCATGGTGTTCTGCTGTTGTGTTGTTGTCTTTAATACTTTTGTTATCTGTTCGTGAGAACAACGCTTCTAACTCGATGAGAGGGTCTCAATTCTCAGAGAAACCTTGTGAGGAGATTTACGTCGTCGGAGAAGGAGAAACGCTTCATACCATCGGCGATAAATGTGGCGACCCGTTTATAGTTGAGCGAAACCCGCATATCCATGACCCGGATGATGTATTCCCTGGTCTCGTTCTCAGGATTGCACCTTTTTACTTCTCCAGAAAAGTGTAA